A single Triticum dicoccoides isolate Atlit2015 ecotype Zavitan chromosome 2A, WEW_v2.0, whole genome shotgun sequence DNA region contains:
- the LOC119357976 gene encoding SWI/SNF complex subunit SWI3A-like: protein ASSGEAPPSRQPYTIPASSGWFRWDDIHETERQALPDFFGGAGGTGFGTASRNPRIYREYRDYIINKYREDPARRLTFTEVRKALVGDATLLRKLFGFLDASGLINFSATSSRPAAQQPGPGAVVEAPLGLQVTPRPPASYFVEERLGGVTGDGPLRLPQLTSYTDVFGEWTPGKGPICGFCSDECKDGKVETLKDGFKVCSTCCKTNSAKKEEANKCSIVKKESSDNHASSAWTDAETLLLLEGVLKHGDDWDLITQHVRTKNKTECIARLIQLPFGEHMLGNINNGKSDSRFHTNQTTDGKTNHFIVKEASSQSADMVDGMQIDGEEDGADKLVEDHPSKRRRLCSSIDVTSSLMEQLALLTTAVSPDVVAAAAAASIKALGNENPQAKKAFHLSEKEYQVKSFSSNHVQESDCNVGNKEAEMHGQTVPDKKTEKNFISTAYQVRAAVGTAVGAAAARAKMLVDQEEREMELLMASIIETQLRKIQYKIKHFEELELIMDQEYTTIQQIKESLMKEWQTVLERAFQTGAPLQRDEVLTRLFLDRSTP, encoded by the exons GCCTCCTCCGGCGAGGCGCCGCCGTCGCGCCAGCCCTACACCATCCCCGCCTCGTCCG GTTGGTTCCGCTGGGACGACATCCACGAGACGGAGCGCCAGGCGCTCCCGGACTTCTTCGGCGGCGCCGGCGGCACCGGCTTCGGGACGGCGTCGCGGAACCCCCGGATCTACCGCGAGTACCGCGACTACATCATCAATAAGTACCGGGAGGACCCCGCCCGCCGCCTCACCTTCACCGAGGTCCGCAAGGCGCTCGTCGGCGACGCCACGCTCCTCCGGAAGCTATTTGGCTTCCTAGACGCCTCCGGCCTCATCAacttctccgccacctcctcccgccCCGCGGCGCAGCAGCCTGGGCCGGGCGCCGTCGTAGAGGCGCCCCTGGGGTTGCAGGTGACGCCACGCCCGCCGGCGTCCTACTTCGTGGAGGAGAGATTGGGAGGAGTGACCGGGGACGGCCCGCTCCGCCTCCCTCAGCTGACCTCGTACACCGATGTGTTCGGGGAGTGGACGCCTGGGAAGGGGCCTATATGTGGCTTCTGCAGCGACGAGTGCAAGGACGGCAAGGTGGAAACCTTGAAG GATGGTTTTAAAGTATGTTCAACGTGTTGCAAAACCAATAGTGCAAAGAAGGAGGAAGCAAATAAATGCTCTATTGTTAAAAAGGAGAGCTCTGACAACCATGCTTCCAGTGCATGGACAGATGCAGAGACGCTACTCCTTTTAGAAGGTGTCCTAAAACATGGAGATGACTGGGATCTTATTACCCAGCATGTCCGCACAAAGAATAAAACAGAGTGCATTGCTAGGCTTATTCAGTTGCCTTTTGGTGAACATATGCTGGGCAACATAAATAATGGTAAATCTGATAGTAGGTTCCATACAAACCAAACTACTGATGGCAAAACGAACCACTTTATTGTGAAGGAGGCATCAAGTCAGTCGGCCGATATGGTTGATGGCATGCAGATTGATGGGGAGGAAGATGGTGCTGATAAATTAGTTGAAGACCATCCTTCAAAGCGTCGGCGTTTATGTTCTTCAATAGATGTCACCAGTTCATTAATGGAGCAG TTAGCACTGCTGACTACCGCGGTGAGCCCAGATGTTGTGGCTGCAGCTGCAGCCGCATCAATTAAAGCATTGGGTAATGAAAATCCCCAAGCAAAGAAGGCATTTCATCTCAGCGAGAAAGAATACCAAGTCAAATCATTCTCTTCTAACCATGTCCAAGAGAG TGATTGCAATGTTGGCAATAAGGAAGCAGAAATGCATGGACAGACTGTTCCTG ATAAGAAAACGGAAAAAAACTTTATTTCTACCGCATATCAAGTGAGGGCAGCTGTTGGAACAGCTGTTGGTGCAGCTGCTGCCCGCGCGAAGATGCTTGTGGACCAGGAAGAGCGAGAGATGGAGCTTCTAATGGCGTCCATAATTGAAACTCAG CTAAGAAAGATCCAATACAAGATCAAACACTTTGAGGAGCTAGAGTTGATCATGGATCAGGAGTACACCACCATACAACAAATAAAGGAGTCCCTGATGAAGGAATGGCAAACGGTCCTGGAGCGAGCATTTCAGACTGGAGCACCGCTTCAGAGGGACGAAGTGCTCACAAGGCTGTTCCTGGACAGGTCTACTCCATAG
- the LOC119355491 gene encoding surfeit locus protein 2-like isoform X2 — protein MAKKGKAAAAAAASASDSGASSPQGSVEGGGEKEGGFLLGQPTWEDAGGGRWRCAETGHELPEREKDAYARSRACRLALIDHGVAHKKPPLNAFKPHPEHKSKLICNITGDTINKSEEHIWKHVNGKRFLNKLEKLEEKMASGETGKVEGEQSNEVAKKSKSTKKKDKKKEKKEKKKAAVVNPSLPREPEPEIDDSDDSEFWVPPVGSRWDDDDGKDRWESSPGKDDIAEDEGASDDEDDDEMADKDDEVSEELASRTKRLSVEAVGPSSFATRKKKPRKDE, from the exons ATGGCGAAAAAGGgcaaggccgccgccgccgccgccgcttcagcGTCCGACTCGGGGGCGTCGAGCCCCCAGGGctccgtcgagggcggcggggagaAGGAGGGCGGCTTCCTGCTAGGCCAGCCGACCTGGGAGGAcgccggcggcgggcggtggcggtgcGCGGAGACGGGGCACGAGCTGCCGGAGCGGGAGAAGGACGCCTACGCGCGGTCCCGCGCCTGCCGCCTCGCGCTCATCGACCACGGCGTCGCGCACAAGAAGCCGCCGCTCAACGCCTTCAAGCCCCACCCCGAGCACAA GTCCAAGCTCATATGCAACATTACCGGGGACACCATAAACAAGTCGGAGGAGCACATCTGGAAGCATGTAAATGGGAAGAGGTTCCTGAATAAACTAG AAAAGCTAGAGGAAAAGATGGCATCAGGCGAGACAGGCAAAGTAGAAGGTGAACAGTCAAATGAAGTCGCAAAGAAATCCAAGTCTaccaagaagaaggacaagaagaaggagaagaaggagaagaagaaagctgcTGTTGTCAACCCTTCTTTGCCACGAGAACCTGAACCAGAAATTGATGATTCAGATGATTCGGAATTTTGGGTGCCTCCTGTTGGAAGTCGTTGGGATGATGATGACGGGAAAGACCGATGGGAGTCCTCTCCGGGGAAGGATGATATAGCAGAGGATGAAGGTGCATCCG ATGATGAGGATGACGACGAAATGGCTGACAAGGATGATGAAGTGTCGGAGGAACTGGCTTCAAG GACAAAGCGATTGTCAGTGGAAGCTGTTGGACCAAGTAGTTTCGCAACAAGGAAGAAAAAGCCCCGAAAGGATGAGTAG
- the LOC119355491 gene encoding surfeit locus protein 2-like isoform X1, giving the protein MAKKGKAAAAAAASASDSGASSPQGSVEGGGEKEGGFLLGQPTWEDAGGGRWRCAETGHELPEREKDAYARSRACRLALIDHGVAHKKPPLNAFKPHPEHKSKLICNITGDTINKSEEHIWKHVNGKRFLNKLEKLEEKMASGETGKVEGEQSNEVAKKSKSTKKKDKKKEKKEKKKAAVVNPSLPREPEPEIDDSDDSEFWVPPVGSRWDDDDGKDRWESSPGKDDIAEDEGASDDEDDDEMADKDDEVSEELASSRTKRLSVEAVGPSSFATRKKKPRKDE; this is encoded by the exons ATGGCGAAAAAGGgcaaggccgccgccgccgccgccgcttcagcGTCCGACTCGGGGGCGTCGAGCCCCCAGGGctccgtcgagggcggcggggagaAGGAGGGCGGCTTCCTGCTAGGCCAGCCGACCTGGGAGGAcgccggcggcgggcggtggcggtgcGCGGAGACGGGGCACGAGCTGCCGGAGCGGGAGAAGGACGCCTACGCGCGGTCCCGCGCCTGCCGCCTCGCGCTCATCGACCACGGCGTCGCGCACAAGAAGCCGCCGCTCAACGCCTTCAAGCCCCACCCCGAGCACAA GTCCAAGCTCATATGCAACATTACCGGGGACACCATAAACAAGTCGGAGGAGCACATCTGGAAGCATGTAAATGGGAAGAGGTTCCTGAATAAACTAG AAAAGCTAGAGGAAAAGATGGCATCAGGCGAGACAGGCAAAGTAGAAGGTGAACAGTCAAATGAAGTCGCAAAGAAATCCAAGTCTaccaagaagaaggacaagaagaaggagaagaaggagaagaagaaagctgcTGTTGTCAACCCTTCTTTGCCACGAGAACCTGAACCAGAAATTGATGATTCAGATGATTCGGAATTTTGGGTGCCTCCTGTTGGAAGTCGTTGGGATGATGATGACGGGAAAGACCGATGGGAGTCCTCTCCGGGGAAGGATGATATAGCAGAGGATGAAGGTGCATCCG ATGATGAGGATGACGACGAAATGGCTGACAAGGATGATGAAGTGTCGGAGGAACTGGCTTCAAG CAGGACAAAGCGATTGTCAGTGGAAGCTGTTGGACCAAGTAGTTTCGCAACAAGGAAGAAAAAGCCCCGAAAGGATGAGTAG